One region of Streptomyces sp. CG4 genomic DNA includes:
- a CDS encoding phosphopantetheine-binding protein, with the protein MLAAGIDEVRSWILGRHPERQTIEAEENLIESRLVDSLSFVELVYVIENATGVEIDFDSIDIQDFQTLSAIEKAFFVAA; encoded by the coding sequence ATGCTTGCAGCAGGTATCGACGAGGTCCGCAGCTGGATCCTGGGTCGGCACCCGGAACGGCAGACCATCGAGGCCGAGGAAAACCTCATCGAGAGCCGCCTCGTCGACTCGCTGAGCTTCGTGGAACTCGTCTACGTGATCGAGAACGCCACCGGTGTCGAGATCGACTTCGACAGCATCGACATCCAGGACTTCCAGACCCTGTCCGCGATCGAGAAGGCGTTCTTCGTCGCAGCCTGA
- a CDS encoding class I SAM-dependent methyltransferase: MMEAVSYTAQWTAAARAVETERGDRATFRDSYARALAAPRGFELLEKNRGGGLTTFIAIRTKYLDESINAILRESDIRQIVFIAAGMDTRPFRLDWPEGATVYEADFPALLAEKRRRLAGMDARPRVERREVAVDLRRDWLPRLAAAGFDRARPTLWIAEGLMFFLTPDQATGLLRTLGSASATGSWLCVDFVSQALLRSPFSEEFRRKLEEDGTPWLFGTDEPEEFLASIGWKVRDLKEPGEPSTTHDDWPFEVQPRERKGPSRSWLVRAEFAGQ, encoded by the coding sequence ATGATGGAAGCCGTCTCATATACGGCGCAGTGGACGGCGGCGGCACGGGCGGTCGAGACCGAACGCGGCGACCGGGCGACCTTCCGGGACAGCTACGCCCGCGCGCTCGCCGCTCCACGCGGGTTCGAGCTGCTGGAGAAGAACCGCGGTGGCGGCCTGACCACGTTCATCGCGATACGCACCAAGTACCTGGACGAGAGCATCAACGCGATCCTGCGGGAGAGCGACATCCGGCAGATCGTGTTCATCGCCGCCGGCATGGACACCCGCCCGTTCCGGCTGGACTGGCCGGAAGGCGCCACGGTGTACGAGGCCGACTTCCCGGCGCTGCTGGCGGAGAAGCGCCGGCGCCTGGCAGGCATGGACGCCCGGCCTCGGGTCGAACGCCGCGAGGTGGCGGTGGACCTGCGGCGCGACTGGCTGCCCCGACTGGCGGCGGCCGGGTTCGACCGTGCCCGGCCGACCCTGTGGATCGCCGAAGGGCTGATGTTCTTCCTCACCCCCGATCAGGCGACCGGCCTGCTGCGCACGCTCGGGTCGGCCTCTGCCACGGGAAGCTGGCTGTGCGTCGACTTCGTCAGCCAGGCACTCCTGCGCAGCCCGTTCTCCGAGGAGTTCCGCCGCAAGCTGGAAGAGGACGGCACACCCTGGCTGTTCGGCACCGACGAGCCGGAGGAGTTCCTGGCCTCCATCGGCTGGAAGGTGCGCGACCTGAAGGAGCCCGGCGAGCCCTCCACCACCCATGACGACTGGCCGTTCGAGGTGCAGCCCCGGGAGCGCAAGGGTCCTTCGCGCAGCTGGCTGGTGCGCGCCGAGTTCGCCGGACAGTGA
- a CDS encoding holo-ACP synthase: MGHGRVGIDLVPFSRVRDLVRPGSEPVLARMLSADEARLSFGDAGPDIPGIAGRLAAKEAVFKLFHAPGQTLPWRGIEILTADGGWPVVRLGGQAAALARRAGIDHIAVSISHDDPCAVAVAFSAGPAVPHTGPETTVQSSQLPDQH, from the coding sequence GTGGGCCACGGGCGGGTTGGTATCGACCTGGTCCCGTTCAGCCGGGTGCGGGACCTGGTGCGGCCGGGCAGCGAGCCCGTACTGGCCCGGATGCTCTCGGCGGACGAGGCACGGCTGTCGTTCGGCGACGCCGGACCCGACATCCCCGGCATCGCCGGCCGGCTCGCAGCGAAGGAAGCGGTGTTCAAGTTGTTCCACGCGCCCGGCCAGACGCTGCCGTGGCGCGGAATCGAGATCCTGACCGCCGACGGCGGATGGCCCGTGGTGCGCCTCGGCGGCCAGGCCGCGGCGCTGGCGCGGCGCGCCGGCATCGACCACATCGCCGTGAGCATCAGCCACGACGATCCGTGTGCCGTGGCGGTCGCGTTCAGCGCCGGCCCGGCGGTCCCGCACACCGGGCCGGAGACAACCGTCCAAAGCAGCCAACTGCCCGACCAGCACTGA